Within Candidatus Stygibacter australis, the genomic segment TTTTTTGTCATAGGATTTGCCTGAGTATCCCAGCCATTGAAATCACCGGCCAGGCTTACAGATGATGCCAAAGCATCTTTATAAGTAAATTTGATTCCAGAAGCAGCCTGTTTTGAGGAATCATCAGATTTGCTTAGTGCTGCTGTGTTGCTACCTCCAGACATTCCCAGAACCGCACATGAAGAAATTAGTGCCAGAACTAATAATAACAACAGACTATAAATTATTTTTTTCATATATCCTCCAAAAGATAATTAATATCCAATCGTAAATACTTCAAAGAAAGTGCCTTCAAAGGCTCCCGAACCCTGAGGAATGGCATCATCAGCGAAATAGGCGTCACCACCACCACCGATATAGGCAACCAGAGAAATAGAAGAATGAGGAGCGCCATTATATAGTTCAGATAGAGATATGGCAAATTCAAGGACAGAACCATTTAAGGAAATGATCACATCTTCCAGAGCTGCTTCATCTACCTGAGAGGGATTTTCCAGAGATACAATAGCTGCATCAGCAAGTGCCCAGCCAGAGCAGAAGGCAATATCTGCCCCAAAATCATCAGGAGCGGTTATATTCTTTCTGATCCTTCCACCAATATCTCCACCATCAACAATACTGAAATCATTTATTCCAGTATCACCGCTGCTATCCTTATCTATCCCCATACACACCGTGTTATCTGAAGGAGAAAACTCACCTGTGATTGCCACGTAAAGATATTCTTCATCATAAGACAGATAGAGAGCATAAAAATCATTGGGACCCCAACCGCTTACATGATCCTGAGTATAAACAGGCTCCCAGCCGGCATCAATTGCACCATCTACGATGCGGGTCTGCTGATCCATTGTGCTCATACCTTCAAGTGTCACTGTATCAGCCGTCACAATTTCATTATTGATCAATACAATTGCAAACATTGCACTGGCAAAACCTTCAGTACTGATCGAGACGAAATATGTGCCAGACGCTAGATTTTCGATCAGATAGTATCCCAGAGTATCAGTCATGGTTTCAGCAAGCTGCACATTATCACGTGAAACCATTACCTGAGCGGATAATGTATCTGGAGAGTTATCCTGAAAAGTAACATATCCTTCCAAAGCAGTATTGTGGTCAAACACAATTTCTGTGGAACTGTCGTCACATCCGGTAAACATCAGCAGGATAAAAGCGCATCCAATTATTAATAAATTTATCTTTTTCATATTTCCTC encodes:
- a CDS encoding carboxypeptidase-like regulatory domain-containing protein, whose translation is MKKINLLIIGCAFILLMFTGCDDSSTEIVFDHNTALEGYVTFQDNSPDTLSAQVMVSRDNVQLAETMTDTLGYYLIENLASGTYFVSISTEGFASAMFAIVLINNEIVTADTVTLEGMSTMDQQTRIVDGAIDAGWEPVYTQDHVSGWGPNDFYALYLSYDEEYLYVAITGEFSPSDNTVCMGIDKDSSGDTGINDFSIVDGGDIGGRIRKNITAPDDFGADIAFCSGWALADAAIVSLENPSQVDEAALEDVIISLNGSVLEFAISLSELYNGAPHSSISLVAYIGGGGDAYFADDAIPQGSGAFEGTFFEVFTIGY